The Cydia pomonella isolate Wapato2018A chromosome 20, ilCydPomo1, whole genome shotgun sequence genome contains a region encoding:
- the LOC133529044 gene encoding uncharacterized protein CG3556 isoform X2, with the protein MISMARHLFSLCALLALSAARETEPPTTVTTKSPPTTTTAATTTVAWETKTLNEGQAIQKALQYLLQHRQPDWGWGNDTHDVMLTLQLANNTGKEIEQQGLEMQLSAKQMEIEILLMMSKHHESPPPLARLAAYTLALGALCKDPRSFHGRDLVAALLHREPPHDFDFAYATLAACSSAAHVRRRHIRRLLDIANAAADHSLDTISMVILALRCVVQDHRHRSLLHFVRRPMAGLARQQHPDGGFGTQLTTTALAIQALEDSDSGPGAHQHWSLPSARKWLLERQQADGGWGDVRDTAAAVAALTPASLAAVRPPHCRNKLQDNRNDSLDNNNGDGSLKMSYLSHTSNESDARNVSFTYTLWLGTNVTENYTLYMMAPRNISFYHVMQMAAEQDPKFKFEASEWPNGHYVHTLAGHKEEPMGYHYWLLYRLTEIPDPASPPGNQLVAPVGVDDLLVEDGEHYLFWYKKL; encoded by the exons CCTGTTCAGCCTGTGTGCGCTGCTGGCGCTGTCGGCCGCCCGAG aaaccgAACCCCCTACCACCGTCACCACCAAATCGCCACCCACCACCACCACAGCGGCGACCACCACCGTCGCCTGGGAGACCAAGACCCTGAACGAGGGCCAGGCCATTCAAAAGGCTTTGCAGTATCTGCTGCAGCATCGGCAGCCGGATTGGGGCTGGGGAAATGATACGCATGATGTCATGCTCACTCTTCAG CTTGCAAACAATACTGGGAAGGAGATAGAGCAGCAGGGATTGGAAATGCAACTCTCTGCCAAACAAATGGAGATCGAGATTCTACTTATGATGTCAAA GCACCATGAGTCTCCCCCACCGCTGGCCCGCCTCGCTGCCTACACCCTCGCCCTCGGTGCTCTCTGCAAAGACCCTCGTTCCTTCCACGGCCGCGACCTGGTAGCAGCGTTGCTCCACCGTGAACCTCCGCACGACTTCGACTTCGCCTATGCTACTTTAGCCGCCTGTTCGTCTGCTGCCCATGTCAGACGTCGTCATATCAGGCGGCTGCTGGATATCGCTAATGCTGCTGCTGATCATAGCCTTG ATACGATTTCAATGGTGATCTTGGCGTTGCGCTGCGTGGTCCAAGACCACCGCCACCGCAGTTTGCTCCATTTCGTGCGGCGCCCCATGGCCGGCCTGGCGCGCCAGCAACACCCTGACGGTGGGTTCGGGACGCAGCTGACAACCACCGCTCTGGCTATACAG GCTCTAGAAGACTCCGATAGTGGACCAGGTGCGCATCAGCACTGGAGCCTACCTTCAGCTCGCAAATGGCTGCTGGAGCGACAACAAGCCGATGGCGGTTGGGGCGACGTTCGTGATACTGCTGCTGCCGTTGCTGCCCTCACTCCTGCTTCCCTAGCAGCAGTCAGGCCACCGCATTGCCGGAACAAGCTGCAGGACAACCGAAATGATTCGCTAG ATAACAACAACGGCGACGGCAGCCTGAAGATGTCATACCTGTCGCACACGAGCAACGAGTCCGACGCGCGCAACGTATCCTTCACCTACACTCTATGGCTCGGCACTAATGTCACCGAGAACTACACTCTCTACATGATGGCTCCAAG AAACATCTCCTTCTACCACGTAATGCAAATGGCTGCCGAACAGGACCCGAAGTTCAAATTCGAAGCCAGTGAGTGGCCGAACGGGCATTACGTCCACACGCTTGCTGGACATAAGGAGGAACCGATGGGTTACCATTATTGGCTGCTGTATCGTCTGACTGAGATTCCTGACCCAGCCAGCCCACCTGGCAACCAGCTTGTTGCTCCAGTTG GTGTCGACGATCTCTTGGTAGAGGACGGGGAGCATTATCTCTTCTGGTACAAGAAGCTGTAA
- the LOC133529044 gene encoding uncharacterized protein CG3556 isoform X1, with translation MISMARHLFSLCALLALSAARGQTETEPPTTVTTKSPPTTTTAATTTVAWETKTLNEGQAIQKALQYLLQHRQPDWGWGNDTHDVMLTLQLANNTGKEIEQQGLEMQLSAKQMEIEILLMMSKHHESPPPLARLAAYTLALGALCKDPRSFHGRDLVAALLHREPPHDFDFAYATLAACSSAAHVRRRHIRRLLDIANAAADHSLDTISMVILALRCVVQDHRHRSLLHFVRRPMAGLARQQHPDGGFGTQLTTTALAIQALEDSDSGPGAHQHWSLPSARKWLLERQQADGGWGDVRDTAAAVAALTPASLAAVRPPHCRNKLQDNRNDSLDNNNGDGSLKMSYLSHTSNESDARNVSFTYTLWLGTNVTENYTLYMMAPRNISFYHVMQMAAEQDPKFKFEASEWPNGHYVHTLAGHKEEPMGYHYWLLYRLTEIPDPASPPGNQLVAPVGVDDLLVEDGEHYLFWYKKL, from the exons CCTGTTCAGCCTGTGTGCGCTGCTGGCGCTGTCGGCCGCCCGAGGTCAGACTG aaaccgAACCCCCTACCACCGTCACCACCAAATCGCCACCCACCACCACCACAGCGGCGACCACCACCGTCGCCTGGGAGACCAAGACCCTGAACGAGGGCCAGGCCATTCAAAAGGCTTTGCAGTATCTGCTGCAGCATCGGCAGCCGGATTGGGGCTGGGGAAATGATACGCATGATGTCATGCTCACTCTTCAG CTTGCAAACAATACTGGGAAGGAGATAGAGCAGCAGGGATTGGAAATGCAACTCTCTGCCAAACAAATGGAGATCGAGATTCTACTTATGATGTCAAA GCACCATGAGTCTCCCCCACCGCTGGCCCGCCTCGCTGCCTACACCCTCGCCCTCGGTGCTCTCTGCAAAGACCCTCGTTCCTTCCACGGCCGCGACCTGGTAGCAGCGTTGCTCCACCGTGAACCTCCGCACGACTTCGACTTCGCCTATGCTACTTTAGCCGCCTGTTCGTCTGCTGCCCATGTCAGACGTCGTCATATCAGGCGGCTGCTGGATATCGCTAATGCTGCTGCTGATCATAGCCTTG ATACGATTTCAATGGTGATCTTGGCGTTGCGCTGCGTGGTCCAAGACCACCGCCACCGCAGTTTGCTCCATTTCGTGCGGCGCCCCATGGCCGGCCTGGCGCGCCAGCAACACCCTGACGGTGGGTTCGGGACGCAGCTGACAACCACCGCTCTGGCTATACAG GCTCTAGAAGACTCCGATAGTGGACCAGGTGCGCATCAGCACTGGAGCCTACCTTCAGCTCGCAAATGGCTGCTGGAGCGACAACAAGCCGATGGCGGTTGGGGCGACGTTCGTGATACTGCTGCTGCCGTTGCTGCCCTCACTCCTGCTTCCCTAGCAGCAGTCAGGCCACCGCATTGCCGGAACAAGCTGCAGGACAACCGAAATGATTCGCTAG ATAACAACAACGGCGACGGCAGCCTGAAGATGTCATACCTGTCGCACACGAGCAACGAGTCCGACGCGCGCAACGTATCCTTCACCTACACTCTATGGCTCGGCACTAATGTCACCGAGAACTACACTCTCTACATGATGGCTCCAAG AAACATCTCCTTCTACCACGTAATGCAAATGGCTGCCGAACAGGACCCGAAGTTCAAATTCGAAGCCAGTGAGTGGCCGAACGGGCATTACGTCCACACGCTTGCTGGACATAAGGAGGAACCGATGGGTTACCATTATTGGCTGCTGTATCGTCTGACTGAGATTCCTGACCCAGCCAGCCCACCTGGCAACCAGCTTGTTGCTCCAGTTG GTGTCGACGATCTCTTGGTAGAGGACGGGGAGCATTATCTCTTCTGGTACAAGAAGCTGTAA